The Humulus lupulus chromosome 3, drHumLupu1.1, whole genome shotgun sequence genome window below encodes:
- the LOC133822560 gene encoding uncharacterized protein LOC133822560 has translation MSITAASTTCRFFFFPIRYSADPNPRRGFGTSSNDNNNTNTNPNKGKKVTKKGMVLQQRKSKTIPSDAVPTEAPGVSSRFGGKSNTTTLKDLDFEERLKAVKRAALEQKKADEEKEFGPIDYDAPVESQEKTIGLGTKIGVGVAVVVFGLVFALGDFLPTGSVGPEDAAVVGNQLSEEEKTTLQTQLRGYEATLSNSPKDPTALEGAAVTLVELGEYARAVSLLENLTKEKPSDPDVFRLLGEVKYKLKDYEGSANAYESAAKVSKYLSFEVLRGRANALLAAKKPDEAVRFLVATREGLAKENSNGKTESSTEDSEMQKLDPIQVDLLLGKAYSDWGHISDAVSVYDRIISSHPDDFRGYLAKGIILKENGNNGDAERMFIQARFFAPENAKVLVDRYSRK, from the exons ATGTCGATTACGGCGGCGTCGACGACATGTCGTTTCTTCTTCTTTCCAATCCGATATTCTGCTGATCCTAATCCCAGGCGTGGTTTCGGAACCAGTTCAAACGACAACAACAACACCAACACCAACCCCAACAAA GGGAAGAAAGTTACTAAAAAGGGCATGGTCCTACAACAAAG GAAATCAAAAACTATACCATCTGATGCTGTTCCTACTG AGGCACCTGGTGTGAGTTCTCGATTTGGTGGGAAATCTAATACCACTACTTTAAAAGACCTTGATTTTGAGGAGCGGCTGAAAGCAGTTAAAAG GGCAGCCCTTGAGCAGAAAAAGGCAGATGAGGAAAAAGAATTTGGACCAATCGACTATGATGCACCTGTTGAATCACAGGAGAAAACAATTGGACTTGGTACCAAG ATTGGAGTAGGTGTAGCTGTTGTGGTTTTTGGCTTGGTATTTGCTCTTGGGGACTTTCTTCCAACGGGAAG TGTTGGTCCTGAGGATGCTGCAGTTGTTGGTAATCAACTGTCAGAAGAAGAGAAAACTACTCTTCAG ACTCAACTGAGAGGATACGAAGCAACACTGAGCAATTCCCCAAAAGATCCAACTGCTCTTGAG GGAGCTGCTGTAACCTTGGTTGAGTTAGGAGAATATGCTCGAGCGGTCTCTTTGCTTGAGAACTTGACAAAG GAGAAGCCAAGTGACCCTGATGTTTTTCGTTTGCTTGGAGAAGTTAAGTATAAACTAAAGGATTATGAGGGAAGCGCTAATGCATATGAAAGTGCTGCAAAG GTGTCTAAGTATCTCAGTTTTGAAGTTCTACGAGGCCGAGCAAATGCACTACTTGCTGCTAAGAAACCAGATGAG GCTGTACGGTTCCTTGTTGCCACCCGAGAAGGCCTAGCCAAGGAAAACTCGAATGGAAAAACTGAGAGCAGTACTGAGGACTCGGAAATGCAGAAATTAGATCCTATTCAA GTTGATTTACTTCTGGGGAAAGCCTATTCAGATTGGGGACATATTAGCGATGCTGTGTCTGTCTATGATCGGATCATCTCTAGCCACCCTGACGACTTTCGCGGTTACTTGGCAAAG GGAATTATTTTGAAGGAAAACGGGAACAATGGAGATGCAGAGAGGATGTTCATACAA GCACGGTTCTTTGCACCTGAGAATGCCAAGGTACTTGTGGATCGCTATTCGAGAAAATGA
- the LOC133823981 gene encoding putative disease resistance RPP13-like protein 1 gives MAEAMIGSAFLNALVKILLDKLVSHEAITNLFEGKNPIINLLNELKIRLLSVDGLLDDAEEKQIDHLKVRIWLDELKGVIYEADELMGMVNTKALVLKVEGESGSNVSMVLTKLIPTSFHSFDRVIKLEMEANILPILNLLVGRKDELGLKVGLHNRCHNTLLAPLVQQSDVRGRDSVKETIVNSLIYDAGGHNLFVIAIVGIGGIGKTTLAQLIYDEPRVKEHFNELKAWITVSNDFDVLKIMKLIFLKLISQRDCGIEEPKELQFRLKEVLTRKKFLFVFDDVWNEDPIKWNVLKSTFMSATYGSKIIVTTRSIHIANIFMTGAQQPHYLSELSEEDCWQIFTKHAFDDGEDLSAYLDFQGIGKEIVKRCGCLPLAVKYIGVALHSERNPRKWENVLESNMWELYDTQRIHILPTLWLSYRCLPSYLKPCFAFCSVFPKDYSFNKKEMVLLLMAEGFLQPEIGTKMEEVGEKYFDGLVSRLLLQRSSENESNFNMHDLVHDLAMYVSSEFCFCSDGHRNFSNLTSKTRYFSHDLAIEGLEKFEDLSKSKRLRTFIALNAFSRKIDYMKLVEKLVTRNIYLRVLSISEAYFVEELPSSIGNLQHLRYLNLSWSRVTKLPDSICTIYNLETLVLSNCHNLSCLPPKIGNLIKLLHLDIRNSPLKEMPDNMCKLIDLESLSDFVLGNDGGSNVKELGELRRLHGRLRISGLQNVKNVNDVLEAKLSTKSLSELALEGKGSTNDSNHEKSVLDALQPHTNLSKITISGYQGTSFPQWVGNHYSL, from the coding sequence ATGGCAGAAGCCATGATCGGTTCAGCTTTTCTCAATGCTTTGGTTAAGATTCTGCTTGATAAGTTGGTTTCTCACGAGGCCATAACAAATCTTTTTGAGGGAAAAAACCCCATCATTAACCTTCTTAATGAACTGAAAATTAGGCTTTTGTCAGTTGATGGTTTGCTTGATGATGCTGAGGAGAAGCAGATTGACCATTTAAAGGTCAGGATATGGCTTGATGAGCTTAAAGGGGTCATTTATGAGGCAGATGAGTTAATGGGTATGGTCAATACCAAAGCTTTGGTACTGAAGGTGGAAGGTGAATCTGGAAGCAATGTAAGTATGGTACTAACGAAGCTCATCCCAACTTCTTTCCATTCATTTGATAGGGTTATAAAACTTGAGATGGAGGCAAACATACTTCCTATCTTAAATCTTCTTGTGGGTCGAAAAGATGAACTTGGCTTAAAAGTAGGTCTTCATAACAGATGCCACAATACGTTACTTGCACCCTTGGTACAACAATCAGATGTTCGTGGAAGGGATTCTGTAAAAGAAACCATTGTTAATTCATTGATATATGATGCTGGTGGCCATAACTTATTTGTGATTGCCATAGTCGGTATTGGTGGCATTGGCAAAACCACTCTCGCACAACTCATTTACGATGAACCCAGAGTGAAAGAACATTTCAATGAGCTTAAAGCATGGATTACGGTATCTAATGATTTTGATGTTCTAAAAATTATGAAACTTATTTTTCTGAAGCTCATTTCTCAAAGAGATTGTGGCATAGAGGAACCAAAAGAACTTCAATTTAGATTGAAGGAGGTTTTGACAAGGAAGAAATTCCTTTTTGTGTTTGATGATGTTTGGAATGAAGATCCTATTAAATGGAATGTGTTAAAGAGCACTTTTATGTCTGCAACATATGGAAGCAAGATTATTGTGACAACACGAAGCATTCATATTGCAAATATTTTTATGACAGGTGCTCAACAACCTCATTACTTATCTGAATTATCCGAGGAAGATTGTTGGCAGATCTTTACTAAACACGCCTTTGACGATGGGGAAGACTTGAGTGCATATTTGGATTTTCAAGGGATTGGGAAAGAAATTGTTAAAAGGTGTGGATGCCTTCCTTTAGCAGTAAAATATATTGGGGTTGCTTTGCACTCAGAACGAAATCCAAGGAAATGGGAAAATGTACTAGAGAGCAACATGTGGGAGTTGTATGATACGCAGAGGATTCACATTCTTCCAACTCTATGGTTAAGCTATCGTTGTTTACCATCTTATTTAAAACCATGTTTTGCTTTTTGCTCAGTTTTTCCTAAAGATTACTCATTCAACAAAAAAGAAATGGTTTTATTGTTGATGGCAGAAGGCTTTTTACAACCTGAAATTGGAACCAAAATGGAAGAAGTTGGAGAGAAATACTTTGATGGTCTAGTCTCAAGGTTACTGTTGCAACGATCAAGTGAGAATGAATCGAATTTCAACATGCATGACCTTGTGCATGACTTAGCTATGTATGTATCAAGTGAATTTTGCTTCTGCTCTGATGGTCATAGGAACTTCAGTAATCTCACAAGCAAGACTCGTTATTTTTCACATGACTTGGCAATTGAGGGTTTGGAGAAATTTGAAGATTTGTCTAAATCCAAGCGTTTACGCACCTTTATCGCATTAAATGCATTTTCTAGGAAAATTGACTACATGAAACTAGTTGAAAAGCTGGTAACGAGAAATATATACTTAAGAGTTTTGTCTATATCCGAGGCATATTTTGTGGAGGAGTTGCCTAGTTCAATCGGCAATCTGCAACATCTAAGGTATTTGAACTTGTCATGGAGTAGAGTAACAAAATTACCTGATTCAATTTGTACTATATACAATCTGGAGACATTGGTGTTGTCAAATTGTCATAATCTCTCTTGTTTGCCACCCAAAATCGGAAACTTAATTAAGCTGCTTCATCTTGACATCAGAAATTCACCCTTGAAAGAGATGCCAGACAATATGTGTAAATTAATAGACTTGGAATCATTATCTGATTTTGTTTTGGGTAACGATGGTGGTTCCAATGTTAAGGAGCTAGGAGAGCTTCGACGCTTGCATGGAAGACTTCGTATTTCGGGGCTTCAAAATGTCAAGAATGTAAACGATGTTTTGGAGGCCAAACTAAGTACCAAGAGTCTTAGTGAACTAGCCTTGGAAGGGAAGGGTTCTACCAATGATTCAAATCATGAAAAATCAGTACTTGATGCACTCCAACCTCACACAAACTTGTCAAAAATCACTATCTCTGGATATCAAGGTACAAGTTTTCCGCAGTGGGTTGGAAATCATTATTCACTTTAA
- the LOC133823982 gene encoding uncharacterized protein LOC133823982, with product MGFIYGAMDEAKEKIAKNLDGDVSLYKEIWEIIDQKWEFQLHRDLHATAYYLNPRFRWSPNVSEHPDIKTGLYKCMDRLIKDQETYVKVDAQLDEYKYKRGLFGFRSSLTSYLTRPPVEWWDNFGDEVPELKSFATRVLGLTCSASACERNWSTFNQVHTKRRNRLSTKKMNSLVYIMYNKKLKHKFFKKQSRREEDDPLIVENVCSDDEWVANPNDEEDGDSRAIEVGGEIEIEDEGGSLAPRKRKRNQAPIEVNLDEEDEFEGGENDSEDEDDGRAIQFHESDDEESEEFLEI from the exons ATGGGATTTATTTATGGTGCTATGGATGAGGCAAAAGAAAAGATTGCAAAGAACTTAGATGGAGACGTGTCTTTATATAAGGAGATTTGGGAGATCATTGATCAAAAGTGGGAGTTTCAATTGCACCGCGACTTGCATGCAACTGCATATTACTTGAATCCTCGATTCAGATGGAGTCCCAATGTTTCCGAGCATCCAGATATTAAAACTGGTTTGTATAAGTGCATGGATAGACTCATCAAGGACCAAGAAACATATGTGAAGGTCGATGCCCAACTTGATGAGTATAAATACAAGCGAGGATTGTTTGGCTTCAGATCATCCTTAACATCATACTTAACACGTCCACCTG TTGAATGGTGGGACAACTTTGGAGATGAAGTTCCAGAACTCAAGTCATTTGCAACAAGAGTTCTAGGTCTTACTTGTTCAGCATCGGCATGTGAACGTAATTGGAGTACGTTCAATCAAGTGCACACAAAGAGAAGAAATCGTCTGAGCACAAAAAAGATGAATAGTTTGGTGTACATTATGTACAACAAAAAGTTGAAGCACAAATTTTTTAAGAAACAATCACGAAGAGAGGAAGATGATCCTTTGATTGTTGAAAATGTGTGTTCTGATGATGAATGGGTAGCCAATCCAAATGATGAAGAGGATGGTGATAGTAGAGCAATCGAAGTTGGTGGGGAAATTGAGATTGAGGATGAGGGCGGAAGTTTAGCAccgaggaagaggaaaagaaaTCAAGCACCAATTGAAGTGAATTTGGATGAGGAAGATGAATTTGAAGGAGGAGAAAATGATagtgaagatgaagatgatggaCGAGCTATACAATTTCATGAGAGTGATGATGAAGAAAGTGAAGAGTTCTTGGAGATTTAA
- the LOC133823983 gene encoding uncharacterized protein LOC133823983, whose protein sequence is MSRKDHAWKYSVEIEVQEKDIKGGVKRVKEHLACTHKDVKPCPKVPKEVKDEISQYLKDYETTKFISQRKFDEAVDCGSYFGDGPSGFGSGNPLEGVNSCPSGSSRGVRGPMDRFMKNKGDDENEKNTAATKMTPTSAKEHRNQVCLDIGRFFFENGIPFNCATSPSYFNMLRSVGNYCRGLKAPTMHEMRTWILKEEEKTTSEIVNEIKATWERTGVSLLSDGWSDMRNRSLINFLVNNPYGIVFLKTIDASDCVKDAQKLFELLDDVVEEIGEDIVIQVVTDNASAYKAAGRLLMEKRKMLYWTPCAAHCIDLMLEKIGELPQHKNSLLKAKRVSNFIHNHQWVLSLTRKFAKKDLLTSCHTVRHCLSNFRKYASIEATTTNDVCFKRMVKLCMGKET, encoded by the exons ATGAGTAGAAAAGATCATGCTTGGAAGTATAGTGTTGAAATAGAAGTGCAGGAAAAAG ATATTAAGGGAGGGGTGAAGAGAGTGAAAGAACATCTTGCTTGCACACACAAAGATGTAAAACCATGTCCTAAAGTACCTAAAGAAGTCAAGGATGAGATAAGTCAATATTTGAAAGACTATGAAACTACAAAATTTATTTCTCAACGAAAGTTTGATGAGGCGGTGGATTGTGGATCCTACTTTGGTGATGGACCTAGTGGTTTTGGTAGTGGCAATCCTTTGGAGGGCGTGAATTCTTGTCCTAGCGGTAGTTCTAGAGGTGTTAGAGGGCCTATGGATCGATTTATGAAGAATAAAGGAGatgatgaaaatgaaaaaaatactgCTGCCACAAAAATGACTCCAACGAGTGCTAAAGAGCATCGAAATCAAGTATGTTTAGATATTGGGAGATTCTTTTTTGAGAATGGGATCCCATTTAATTGTGCAACAAGTCCATCATATTTTAATATGTTGCGTTCGGTTGGGAATTATTGTCGAGGATTGAAAGCTCCAACAATGCATGAAATGAGGACTTGGATactaaaagaagaagagaagacaacATCCGAAATTGTGAATGAGATCAAAGCAACATGGGAACGAACAGGGGTTTCATTATTATCAGATGGTTGGTCAGATATGAGAAATAGGAGTCTGATCAATTTTCTAGTTAACAATCCCTATGGGATTGTTTTTTTGAAAACTATTGATGCATCAGATTGTGTAAAAGATGCACAAAAATTGTTTGAATTGCTTGATGATGTTGTTGAAGAAATTGGAGAAGATATTGTCATTCAGGTGGTCACAGATAATGCAAGTGCATACAAGGCAGCTGGAAGATTATTAATGGAGAAGAGAAAAATGTTGTATTGGACTCCGTGTGCTGCTCATTGTATTGATTTGATGCTTGAGAAAATTGGAGAATTGCCACAACATAAAAATTCTTTGCTTAAAGCAAAGAGAGTTAGCAATTTCATCCATAACCATCAATGGGTGTTGAGTTTAACAAGAAAATTTGCAAAGAAAGATCTTCTGACCAGCTGTCACACGGTTCGCCATTGCCTTTCTAACTTTAGAAAGTATGCATCAATTGAAGCAACTACTACAAATGATGTTTGTTTCAAAAGAATGGTCAAGTTGTGCATGGGCAAAGAAACCTGA